The Parambassis ranga chromosome 1, fParRan2.1, whole genome shotgun sequence genome includes a region encoding these proteins:
- the hoga1 gene encoding 4-hydroxy-2-oxoglutarate aldolase, mitochondrial has protein sequence MQCVRAWRALSSRCRVLPPRAWTRTQSHAAAAAARLDLSGIYPPIATPFTVKEDVDYQKLEENLHKYAKIPFKGLVVQGSNGEYPFLTEEERVEVVKAVRRSLPKGKLLMAGSGCESTGATVRLTEKMAAAGADAVLVVTPCFYKGKMDSCALISHFTKVADSSPVPVVLYSVPANTGLELPVDAVLQLSQHPNILGLKDSGGDITRIGLIVHKTKMQDFQVLAGSAGFLMAAYCVGAIGGVCALANVLGQELCELERLCVSGRWEEARVLQQRLIEPNAAVTRKLGVPALKQAMEWFGFHGGVCRSPLQALTETEIQQLRRDFSSNGWL, from the exons ATGCAGTGCGTCCGAGCTTGGAGAGCTCTGAGCTCCCGGTGCAGAGTACTTCCCCCCAGAGCATGGACACGAACTCAGAGCcatgccgctgctgctgctgccaggctGGACCTCAGCGGGATTTATCCGCCCATTGCGACCCCGTTTACTGTTAAGGAGGACGTGGACTATCAGAAACTGGAGGAAAACCTGCACAAATATGCCAAGATACCATTTAAAG gTCTGGTAGTTCAGGGTTCCAACGGCGAGTATCCGTtcctcacagaggaggagcGGGTGGAGGTGGTGAAAGCGGTCAGACGGTCGTTGCCGAAGGGAAAGCTGCTGATGGCCGGATCGGGCTGTGAAT CCACCGGAGCCACGGTGCGGCTCACGGAGAAGATGGCGGCAGCCGGAGCGGATGCTGTCCTTGTGGTGACACCATGCTTCTACAAGGGCAAGATGGACAGCTGCGCTCTGATCAGCCACTTCACAAAG GTGGCTGACAGCAGCCCGGTGCCGGTGGTTTTGTACAGCGTGCCGGCCAACACTGGATTGGAGCTGCCAGTAGACGCAGTGCTGCAGCTTTCTCAGCACCCAAACATCCTGGGCCTTAAAGACAGCGGGGGAGAC ATCACACGGATCGGCCTGATTGTTCACAAAACCAAGATGCAGGATTTCCAGGTTTTAGCGGGCTCAGCAGGGTTTCTAATGGCTGCCTATTGTGTTG GTGCCATTGGAGGAGTGTGTGCGCTGGCTAATGTGCTGGGCCAGGAGCTGTGTGAGTTggagcgtctgtgtgtgtccgggcgttgggaggaagccagagtccTGCAGCAGCGTCTCATCGAGCCCAATGCTGCC GTGACCAGGAAGTTGGGAGTTCCTGCCCTTAAGCAGGCGATGGAGTGGTTTGGTTTCCATGGCGGCGTCTGTCGATCACCTCTTCAAGCGCTCACAGAGACCGAGATTCAGCAGCTGAGGCGAGACTTCTCCTCCAATGGGTGGCTGTGA